Within Candidatus Methylomirabilota bacterium, the genomic segment GCCGCCGCAAGTTTTCCCGGGGGAGGTCTCGGAGGGGGCCGTCGAGGCCCCCTCCGATGATTCAGAAGGCGATGAGGGAGAACTTCAGCAGGCTCTTCAGGACGTCCAGGAAGGCGTAGCCGGCCACCTTCGCGCCGCTGGCCGGCACGACCACCACGTCCTGTGGCTGCAGCGTCACGTCCTGCGTCCGGTCCCCCGCCATCACCGCCTTGAGGTCGATCCCCCCCATCTCCTGCCGCTCCCCCGTCGGGAGCGTCCGGATGATCTTCACCTCACCCCCCGCCAGCCTCGTCACCCCCCCGGCCTCCGTCAGCGCCTTCGACACCGTCGTCTCCCGCTTCAGCGTGTACGCCCCCCGCTTCTCCACCTCGCCCGCCACGTAGTAGGCGTTGGCCTCCGGCACGTACACCGCGTCCCCCGCCTCCACCACCACGTTCTGCCGCGGGTCTCCCGTCCGCATCAGCGTGTCCAGGTCCACCGC encodes:
- a CDS encoding SLBB domain-containing protein, producing AVDLDTLMRTGDPRQNVVVEAGDAVYVPEANAYYVAGEVEKRGAYTLKRETTVSKALTEAGGVTRLAGGEVKIIRTLPTGERQEMGGIDLKAVMAGDRTQDVTLQPQDVVVVPASGAKVAGYAFLDVLKSLLKFSLIAF